CCTCCCGACTACCGATTACAAGTTACCCGATTCTGATCCCATCACACCCAACCTCCTCATGGAGGCCGAGGTATTGATGTATGACCTCATGGCCCTGGCGATCGAGACCGACTCAAGCCGAGTGCTTTCTTTCTTCATCGACGGGCTCGGACAGGTCTTTTCTTTCGATGGGCAACCACTCCGTTCAGGATACCACGGTCTATCTCACCACGGAAACGATCCGGAGATGATCCGTGACCTGGTATCGATCGAATCTACTCACATGCATTGCCTAAGCGGATTCCTCGACCAGCTGAAGGAGAAGAAACGCCCCGATGGAAAATCTTTACTAGACGAAACCATTATCCTGGTCGGTACCGGCATGGGTGATGCCAGCCGTCACTCCAACGCCAATCTTCCAACCATGGTAGCAGGCGGTGGATTTAATCATGGCAGCCACATTGCGATCGATTCTGCCAAACCAGATGCGCCACTATTGGGTGACCTATATATCACTTTGATGCAACGACTAGGAGTTGAGACCAATGAGTTCTCCAACGCCAATCGCAATCTGAATCACCTCTTCAGCTAATGAAATCGAAGAGCTTGATAAGTCTGCTGATTGGAACTTCAGCGGCCGTAACCCTGAGCGCAAACGAAAGTACCCCTATTTCGGATACGCATTACAACATCCTTTCTAACTACTGCCTGAATTGCCATGACGAAGTGGAAATGAAGGGGGATCTCAACCTTGACCACTACTCGGTCGACTGGAACGACAGAGAGCAACGAGACCTGTGGGAAGGTGCGCTTCGAATGGTTAAAGATGGCCTCATGCCACCAGAGGATGAAGATCAGCCTACGAAGGAAGAGCGCATCCAAATGCTCACCTGGTTAGATGAAAAGCTACTGCACCATACTCCTATCGGCGGCACCTTACCCCGAAGGCTCAGTGCAGAAGAATACCGCTCGACTATCAGGGATCTTTTTGACCTACCCGACTACGAACTTCCCCTAGGATTTCCCAAAGACTCTGAATACCACGGTTTCAACAACGTGGGTGAAGGCCTGGTCCTTTCCCCGCCCCTCATGGAAGCCTACACCAAAGTAGCTGGGCAGATTGCAGATACTATTTACCCACCCGCCCGCAAGGCACCGCCCCCTACGACACGGACCGCCGGTCCCAATGATATGGTGCTCAGTTTCTCCGCCGGTAAAGTGGTAGACGATGCCTTATTGCTCGTTTCGCGTGGGCACGAAATTTTTCGCAGCTGCTCCTGGCCCAGCCGCATGGAAATTATGTCATCCGGGACTTACCGAGTCACGGTGAGCGCAGCCAAGCATAAGCCGACCTGGGGAGGCCCGATGAAGCTGGAAATCCGTGCTCGTGAGCTCAGTGCCAGTGATCGCTCCCGCGCAGATGTCTTTCGCCTGCTCAAAGTCATTGATGTTCCCTCAACGGAACCCACAACCATTACCTTCGAAGCAGAGCTCTACGAAGGTCAGACATTGCTCTTTCGCTGGATGAATGCGGACATGGCCCACGACTATTCCAAATTCGCCAACCACATGCGCGAATGGTTTGAAAAAGATAAGCGTTGGTTAGCTGCCTGGCAGCACACCGTCTTTCCGAACGGCGATTTCAGCAAGATTCGCACATCCGTTATTCGTGGACGCAGTGGATGGGAGTTCCTCTCCAAAGCACTCGAGGATCCAGACCTCGATATGAGTCGCGCGACCATGGACGATCCTCTCACGGTCAAATTTCTGGAACTCGCCGACTCCAACACCGGTATGTTTAATTTCGCCGACATACTGTGCCACTACTACTTCACGAATGGTCCAGCCATAGAGTTTCATAGCGCAACCATCGAAGGTCCTTTAAAAATGGTCGATGGGCCACGCGAAATGTTGGCTCAAAAGCTACAAAAGCAATTTGTCGGAACACGCAAACCTGGCCAGTCTGATGAAGCGTTTACACGAGACATGCTTACAAGGTTCTTGCCAAAGGCTTTTCGCCGACCGGTGGATCAACAGAGTATCGATACGTACCTGGGGATTGCGAAGCGTCACTGGGAAGCAGGTAATTCCTTTGACGATACCATGCATTTGCTCGTGCGAAATATTCTAATCTCTCCTCGCTTTCTGTATCGGTTAGCTAGCCCGGATGAGCTGGATGATTATGACTTGGCTAGCCGTCTATCCTATTTTCTAACCCAGGCACCTCCTGACCAAAAACTACTCAAACTGGCCAAGACCGGAAAGTTGTCAGATCCTGAAACTCTGCGGGCAGAAGCCATTCGCCTCATGCCCAAGGAACCGGGCAACGCCATGGTCCAGAGTTTCACTGGCCAGTGGCTCGACACCAAGTTGCTGCCCGAGATCATGCCCGATCCGAAGTTTGAATTCTCTGAAGCCGAAATCGCCATCGCCGAGGAAGAGGTAGAACATTTCTTTACAGAGATCCTCACAAAGAATCTTCCGATGACCGATTTCATCGATCCGGATTTTCATTACACCACTCCGACCTTTGCGAAGGATAATTATCAATACACCCAATCAGAATGGGACGAGGAATCCAGTTCCTCCATGGATTCTGAAAACGGTTTACGAAAATTACCACTGGACCGTGGCGGGCGCTTTGGCGGACTCCTAGCCCAATCGGCAATCCTGACCGCCACAGCTAATGGTGTGGATACCCAGGCCGTGCTAAGAGGCGTTTGGGTTCTTGAGAACATCATGGGAACCCCGCCCCCCGAACCACCCAAAAGTGTGCCAGCTCTTACACCTGATACTCGCGGAGCAACCACTCCGCGCGAAATGTTGGGTGCCCATATGGGAGACACCTCTTGCGCATCCTGCCACAAGCTCATCGATCCCATCGGATTCATGCTTGAGAACTTTGATCCCGTGGGCAATTGGCGCGAACTATGGCCCAAAATTGATGTGCCGATCGACTCAACGGGTGTGCTTCCTGATGGAACTCAAATCAATGATATCACTGACTTCAAAGCCTGGCTCGTAGACAACATCGATCTATTTTCTCAATGCATCTCAGAGAAGCTCCTGACCTACGCCACCGGACGTGTTCCCAACTATGCGGAGCGGCACGAGATTGAGAAGATCGTGAAGGAAAACCACAGGAACGGAAATGGTTTTCAGGATTTGTTTCTTGCGCTGGTTACGAGCGAGACTTTTGGGACCAAATAGTTCTGCTTAAAAAATGATATCGGCATCGCGAGGACGCGATCCCCTACCTCTTCTAGCACTTAAAGGTAGGGCCACTGCGTCCCCGCAGTGCCGCAACTTATTTTCTATGAATCCCTATATTGTAACTCTTTTCTTCTCTCTGTTTCTTTCCTCCGCCCTCGCTGGCGAATACGGGGAACTCATTTTCCACGACACCTTTGATCGCTCGGAGTACCAGGAGTTAAAAGACGAGCCTGGCAACAACTGGACCACCAGCAGTGACAAAACCGCTAAGGGATTTAAGCAGATCGACCTGCGGGATGGGCATGTCTACATCTACACCCATGCCGAGGCCAATCACGCGACCTCCTTCCGCCAGGCCTTCGAATTTCAGG
This genomic stretch from Opitutia bacterium ISCC 52 harbors:
- a CDS encoding DUF1588 domain-containing protein; the protein is MKSKSLISLLIGTSAAVTLSANESTPISDTHYNILSNYCLNCHDEVEMKGDLNLDHYSVDWNDREQRDLWEGALRMVKDGLMPPEDEDQPTKEERIQMLTWLDEKLLHHTPIGGTLPRRLSAEEYRSTIRDLFDLPDYELPLGFPKDSEYHGFNNVGEGLVLSPPLMEAYTKVAGQIADTIYPPARKAPPPTTRTAGPNDMVLSFSAGKVVDDALLLVSRGHEIFRSCSWPSRMEIMSSGTYRVTVSAAKHKPTWGGPMKLEIRARELSASDRSRADVFRLLKVIDVPSTEPTTITFEAELYEGQTLLFRWMNADMAHDYSKFANHMREWFEKDKRWLAAWQHTVFPNGDFSKIRTSVIRGRSGWEFLSKALEDPDLDMSRATMDDPLTVKFLELADSNTGMFNFADILCHYYFTNGPAIEFHSATIEGPLKMVDGPREMLAQKLQKQFVGTRKPGQSDEAFTRDMLTRFLPKAFRRPVDQQSIDTYLGIAKRHWEAGNSFDDTMHLLVRNILISPRFLYRLASPDELDDYDLASRLSYFLTQAPPDQKLLKLAKTGKLSDPETLRAEAIRLMPKEPGNAMVQSFTGQWLDTKLLPEIMPDPKFEFSEAEIAIAEEEVEHFFTEILTKNLPMTDFIDPDFHYTTPTFAKDNYQYTQSEWDEESSSSMDSENGLRKLPLDRGGRFGGLLAQSAILTATANGVDTQAVLRGVWVLENIMGTPPPEPPKSVPALTPDTRGATTPREMLGAHMGDTSCASCHKLIDPIGFMLENFDPVGNWRELWPKIDVPIDSTGVLPDGTQINDITDFKAWLVDNIDLFSQCISEKLLTYATGRVPNYAERHEIEKIVKENHRNGNGFQDLFLALVTSETFGTK